One window of the Streptomyces asoensis genome contains the following:
- a CDS encoding sugar phosphate isomerase/epimerase family protein has translation MAEPVVRIPDAKVALSTASVYPESTATAFEIAARLGYDGVEVMVWNDPVSQDIGALRRLSDYHRIPILAVHAPCLLITQRVWSTDPWTKLQRARAAAEKLGASTVVVHPPFRWQRQYARDFVTGIWRMADETDVRFAVENMYPWRYRDREMLAYAPDWDVTKDDYRHFTIDLSHASTARADAMQMIDRMGDRLGHVHLADGNGSAKDEHLVPGRGAQPCAELLERLALTGFDGHVVIEVNTRRAMSSAEREADLAEALAFTRLHLASASSTGPSAPPSADKVPRR, from the coding sequence ATGGCAGAGCCAGTCGTGCGGATCCCGGATGCGAAGGTCGCCCTGTCGACGGCCTCGGTCTACCCGGAGTCGACGGCGACGGCCTTCGAGATCGCCGCGCGCCTCGGATACGACGGCGTCGAGGTCATGGTCTGGAACGACCCCGTCAGCCAGGACATCGGCGCGCTGCGCAGACTCAGCGACTACCACCGGATCCCCATCCTCGCCGTCCACGCCCCCTGCCTGCTCATCACGCAGCGGGTGTGGTCGACCGACCCGTGGACCAAGCTCCAGCGGGCCCGCGCGGCGGCGGAGAAGCTCGGCGCGAGCACGGTCGTCGTCCACCCGCCGTTCCGCTGGCAGCGCCAGTACGCGCGGGACTTCGTCACGGGCATCTGGCGGATGGCGGACGAGACGGACGTACGGTTCGCCGTCGAGAACATGTACCCGTGGCGCTACCGCGACCGCGAGATGCTCGCGTACGCGCCCGACTGGGACGTCACGAAGGACGACTACCGGCACTTCACGATCGATCTCAGCCATGCCTCCACGGCCCGCGCGGACGCGATGCAGATGATCGACCGCATGGGCGACCGGCTTGGCCACGTCCACCTCGCCGACGGAAACGGTTCGGCCAAGGACGAGCACCTGGTCCCGGGCCGCGGCGCCCAGCCCTGCGCCGAGCTGCTGGAACGGCTCGCGCTGACCGGCTTCGACGGGCACGTCGTCATCGAGGTCAACACGCGGCGCGCGATGTCCAGCGCCGAACGTGAGGCCGACCTGGCGGAGGCCCTTGCCTTCACGCGCCTGCACCTGGCCTCCGCCTCGTCGACGGGCCCGTCGGCCCCGCCCTCCGCGGACAAGGTGCCCCGCCGATGA
- a CDS encoding TetR/AcrR family transcriptional regulator, whose protein sequence is MTGVTARKRGRPPRTESADTRDRILTAAREEFSERGYDKTSVRGIAKAAGVDSALVHHYFGTKEQIFEAAIEVAFAPALGAPEAVADGPLDQVGERLARFVFGVWENPTTRKPLLAIVRSAVNNDTAAAVFRRLVVSQVLRRIAGRLDLPDAELRAELAAAQLVGCAMLRYVIKVEPLASADLELIIARVAPVVQGHLTGP, encoded by the coding sequence ATGACCGGCGTCACGGCCCGCAAGCGCGGCCGCCCCCCTCGTACGGAGTCCGCGGACACCCGGGACCGCATCCTGACGGCCGCCCGCGAGGAGTTCTCCGAGCGGGGCTACGACAAGACGTCCGTACGCGGTATCGCGAAGGCCGCCGGTGTGGACTCGGCCCTGGTGCACCACTACTTCGGCACCAAGGAGCAGATCTTCGAGGCGGCCATCGAGGTCGCCTTCGCACCCGCGCTGGGCGCCCCGGAGGCGGTCGCCGACGGCCCGCTGGACCAGGTCGGCGAGCGGCTCGCCCGCTTCGTCTTCGGCGTCTGGGAGAACCCCACGACCCGCAAGCCCCTGCTGGCGATCGTGCGCTCGGCCGTGAACAACGACACCGCGGCCGCCGTCTTCCGCCGCCTGGTCGTCTCCCAGGTGCTGCGCCGGATCGCCGGCCGGCTCGATCTGCCGGACGCCGAGCTGCGCGCCGAACTGGCGGCCGCGCAGCTGGTGGGCTGCGCGATGCTGCGGTACGTGATCAAGGTGGAGCCGCTGGCCTCGGCGGACCTGGAGCTGATCATCGCGCGCGTGGCACCGGTCGTACAGGGACACCTGACCGGGCCGTGA
- the ilvD gene encoding dihydroxy-acid dehydratase: MPELRSRTVTHGRNMAGARALMRASGVPGADIGRKPIIAVANSFTEFVPGHTHLQPVGRIVSEAITAAGGIPREFNTIAVDDGIAMGHGGMLYSLPSRDLIADSVEYMVEAHCADALICISNCDKITPGMLNAALRLNIPTVFVSGGPMESGRATLVDGTVRTLDLVDAISDAVNDKISDEDILRIEENACPTCGSCSGMFTANSMNCLTEAIGLSLPGNGSVLATHTARRALYEDAGRTVMDITRRYYEQDDETVLPRNIATIAAFENAMALDIAMGGSTNTILHLLAAAQEAGVPFGLEEINEVSRRVPCLAKVAPNVAKDRTYYMEDVHRAGGIPALLGELHRAGLLNEDVFSVHSPSLADWLKTWDVRGGSPSPEALELWHAAPGCVRSAEAFSQSERWEALDVDAEGGCIRSAEHAYSKDGGLAVLRGNIAVDGCVVKTAGVDESIWTFEGPAVVCESQEEAVEKILNKQVTHGDVVVIRYEGPKGGPGMQEMLYPTSFLKGRGLGKTCALITDGRFSGGTSGLSIGHASPEAASGGTIALVEDGDRIRIDIPNRTIELLVDDAELARREAALGGVYAPKNRERKVSAALRAYAAMATSADKGAVRDVSKLG, encoded by the coding sequence ATGCCCGAGCTGAGGTCCCGCACAGTCACCCACGGCCGCAACATGGCGGGCGCCCGCGCCCTTATGCGCGCCTCCGGTGTACCCGGTGCGGACATCGGCCGGAAGCCGATCATCGCGGTGGCGAACAGCTTCACCGAGTTCGTGCCCGGCCACACGCACCTCCAGCCGGTCGGCCGGATCGTCAGCGAGGCGATCACCGCGGCCGGCGGCATCCCGCGCGAGTTCAACACGATCGCCGTCGACGACGGCATCGCGATGGGCCACGGCGGCATGCTCTACAGCCTGCCCTCCCGCGACCTGATCGCGGACAGTGTGGAGTACATGGTCGAGGCGCACTGCGCCGACGCCCTGATCTGCATCTCCAACTGCGACAAGATCACCCCGGGCATGCTGAACGCGGCCCTGCGCCTGAACATCCCGACGGTCTTCGTCTCCGGCGGCCCGATGGAGTCCGGGCGCGCCACCCTCGTCGACGGCACGGTCCGCACCCTCGACCTGGTCGACGCGATCTCCGACGCGGTGAACGACAAGATCTCGGACGAGGACATCCTCCGTATCGAGGAGAACGCCTGCCCCACCTGCGGCAGCTGTTCCGGCATGTTCACCGCCAACTCGATGAACTGCCTGACCGAGGCCATCGGCCTCTCCCTCCCCGGCAACGGCTCGGTGCTGGCCACCCACACGGCCCGCAGGGCGCTGTACGAGGACGCGGGGCGCACGGTGATGGACATCACCCGCCGCTACTACGAGCAGGACGACGAGACGGTCCTGCCCCGCAACATCGCCACCATCGCGGCCTTCGAGAACGCGATGGCCCTCGACATCGCGATGGGCGGCTCGACCAACACGATCCTGCACCTCCTCGCCGCCGCCCAGGAGGCGGGCGTCCCGTTCGGCCTGGAGGAGATCAACGAGGTCTCGCGCCGCGTGCCCTGCCTGGCGAAGGTCGCGCCGAACGTGGCGAAGGACCGCACGTACTACATGGAGGACGTGCACCGCGCCGGTGGCATCCCCGCCCTGCTCGGCGAACTGCACCGCGCGGGCCTGCTCAACGAGGACGTGTTCTCGGTCCACAGCCCGTCCCTGGCGGACTGGCTGAAGACGTGGGACGTCCGTGGCGGCTCCCCCTCGCCCGAGGCGCTCGAACTGTGGCACGCGGCTCCCGGCTGCGTCCGCTCCGCCGAGGCCTTCTCGCAGTCCGAGCGCTGGGAGGCGCTGGACGTGGACGCCGAGGGCGGCTGCATCCGCTCCGCCGAGCACGCCTACAGCAAGGACGGCGGTCTCGCGGTACTGCGCGGCAACATCGCCGTCGACGGCTGCGTGGTCAAGACGGCCGGCGTCGACGAGTCGATCTGGACCTTCGAGGGCCCGGCGGTCGTCTGCGAGTCGCAGGAGGAGGCCGTCGAGAAGATCCTCAACAAGCAGGTGACGCACGGCGACGTCGTCGTCATCCGCTACGAGGGTCCCAAGGGCGGTCCGGGCATGCAGGAGATGCTCTACCCGACGTCCTTCCTCAAGGGCCGTGGCCTCGGCAAGACCTGCGCCCTGATCACCGACGGCCGCTTCTCCGGCGGCACCTCGGGCCTGTCGATCGGCCATGCCTCGCCCGAGGCGGCCTCCGGCGGCACCATCGCCCTCGTCGAGGACGGCGACCGCATCCGCATCGACATCCCGAACCGCACGATCGAGCTCCTCGTCGACGACGCCGAGCTGGCGCGGCGCGAGGCGGCCCTCGGCGGCGTCTACGCCCCGAAGAACCGCGAGCGCAAGGTGTCCGCCGCCCTGCGGGCCTACGCCGCGATGGCGACGAGCGCCGACAAGGGCGCGGTGCGGGACGTGTCGAAGCTGGGCTGA
- a CDS encoding serine/threonine-protein kinase — protein MTPQRNTGAGAEAELPEYAGHYRLEERLGSGGMGVVHLARSTSGMKVAVKVVHAQFARDPEFRGRFHQEVAAARRVSGAFTAPVVDADPEAERPWMATLFIPGSTLAEQVKRNGPMRSGELRRLMAGLAEALRDIHRVGVVHRDLKPSNVLLAEDGPKVIDFGISRPKDSELRTETGKLIGTPPFMAPEQFRRPREVGPAADIFALGSVMVHAATGRGPFDSDSPYVVAYQVVHDEPDLTGVPGNLAPLVVRCLAKEPEDRPTPDELMRELRSVAASYDTQAFIPSQRALEETEAEPTGSEGAEGAEEPAQAPARAEARPRSRRRRVALAVGALVVVLSGGAVLATQLPGENDPGRDARGDAGGSQSASPAFTPWSTRPAKGSTGAGTGTGTGGMPQCTYDARRLLCVQSGLVSALDASDGRVLWRHVLTDDDGPSQAPVLSGGLAQVITHSGKRMEALDPASGVTRWQRDLSDYPGVRSVGGTLLLTAADDTVTGVDAATGKSVWSRRIPGLDEPYFTAFPKDPLAYVSSTSDDGRTRITAVDPATGKVRWDERLSGTLRLVGTTDGSLVLLSQGADYGTVDAVVRYHPQDKVSLRVKLGVALQEAQATVQGHRVYLLAFDGSLVAVDMALGKQAWSLQTAVSRGSVATADGEHVYFSAADGRLLAVDSEKGKLVGQTALRLGANSDEVVATLPAPEAVDGHVYAGAPDGTVFAVDGRDPADW, from the coding sequence ATGACGCCACAGCGCAACACCGGGGCGGGCGCGGAAGCGGAACTTCCGGAGTACGCCGGCCACTACCGCCTGGAGGAGCGTCTGGGCTCCGGTGGCATGGGCGTGGTGCACCTGGCCCGGAGCACCTCCGGGATGAAGGTCGCGGTGAAGGTCGTCCACGCCCAGTTCGCCCGGGATCCCGAGTTCAGGGGCCGTTTCCACCAGGAGGTGGCCGCCGCTCGGCGGGTGAGCGGGGCGTTCACCGCGCCCGTCGTCGACGCCGACCCCGAGGCCGAACGGCCCTGGATGGCCACCCTGTTCATTCCCGGTTCGACGCTCGCCGAGCAGGTGAAGCGGAACGGGCCCATGCGCTCGGGCGAGTTGCGGCGGCTGATGGCCGGGCTCGCGGAGGCGCTGCGGGACATCCACCGGGTCGGGGTCGTGCACCGGGATCTGAAGCCGAGCAACGTCCTGCTGGCCGAGGACGGGCCGAAGGTCATCGACTTCGGCATCTCCCGGCCGAAGGACAGCGAACTGCGCACCGAGACCGGCAAGTTGATCGGTACGCCGCCGTTCATGGCGCCGGAGCAGTTCCGGCGGCCGCGGGAGGTGGGACCGGCCGCCGACATCTTCGCGCTCGGGTCGGTGATGGTGCACGCGGCGACGGGACGCGGGCCGTTCGACTCCGACAGCCCGTACGTCGTCGCCTACCAGGTCGTGCACGACGAGCCGGATCTGACCGGCGTACCGGGGAACCTCGCGCCGCTGGTGGTGCGCTGTCTGGCCAAGGAGCCCGAAGACCGGCCCACGCCCGATGAGTTGATGCGGGAACTGCGGTCGGTGGCGGCCTCGTACGACACGCAGGCGTTCATACCGTCGCAGCGGGCGCTGGAGGAGACCGAGGCTGAGCCGACGGGTTCGGAGGGGGCGGAGGGGGCGGAAGAGCCCGCGCAGGCACCGGCCCGGGCGGAGGCGCGGCCGCGCAGTCGGCGCCGGCGGGTGGCCCTCGCGGTCGGCGCGCTGGTCGTCGTCCTCTCGGGCGGCGCGGTCCTCGCCACGCAGCTGCCCGGCGAGAACGACCCGGGCCGGGACGCGCGGGGCGACGCGGGCGGCTCGCAGTCCGCGTCGCCGGCCTTCACTCCCTGGAGCACGCGACCGGCGAAGGGCAGCACCGGCGCGGGTACCGGTACGGGCACGGGCGGCATGCCCCAGTGCACCTACGACGCCCGGCGGCTGCTCTGTGTCCAGTCGGGGCTGGTGTCGGCGCTGGACGCGTCAGACGGGCGGGTGCTGTGGCGGCACGTCCTCACCGACGACGACGGGCCGAGCCAGGCGCCGGTGCTCTCGGGCGGGCTGGCTCAGGTGATCACGCACTCGGGCAAGCGGATGGAGGCGCTCGACCCGGCGTCCGGCGTCACCCGCTGGCAGCGCGACCTGTCGGACTACCCGGGTGTCCGGAGCGTCGGCGGCACCCTGTTGCTGACCGCGGCCGACGACACGGTGACCGGGGTGGACGCCGCGACGGGGAAGTCGGTGTGGAGCCGGCGCATTCCGGGGCTGGACGAGCCGTACTTCACGGCGTTCCCGAAGGATCCGCTGGCGTATGTGTCGAGCACGTCGGACGACGGGCGCACCCGGATCACGGCCGTGGATCCCGCGACCGGGAAGGTGCGGTGGGACGAGCGACTCAGCGGCACGCTGCGTCTCGTGGGCACCACGGACGGCAGCCTCGTCCTGCTGTCCCAGGGCGCCGATTACGGCACGGTCGACGCCGTGGTCCGCTACCACCCGCAGGACAAGGTGTCGCTGCGGGTGAAGCTGGGCGTCGCGCTCCAGGAGGCGCAGGCCACCGTGCAGGGCCACCGGGTCTACCTCCTGGCCTTCGACGGATCGCTCGTGGCCGTCGACATGGCCCTGGGCAAGCAGGCGTGGTCCCTTCAGACGGCGGTGAGCCGGGGTTCGGTAGCGACCGCCGACGGCGAGCACGTCTACTTCAGCGCCGCCGACGGACGGCTCCTCGCCGTGGACTCCGAGAAGGGCAAGCTCGTCGGGCAGACCGCACTGCGGCTCGGCGCCAACTCGGACGAGGTGGTGGCCACGCTGCCCGCGCCCGAGGCGGTCGACGGCCACGTCTACGCCGGCGCCCCCGACGGAACCGTCTTCGCGGTGGACGGACGGGACCCGGCGGACTGGTGA
- a CDS encoding SH3 domain-containing protein, with amino-acid sequence MSVDRVEEVASGGTAEAVTTAAAALTYYPIAPGVRLNVRSGPGTSYPVVKVLAEGTKVPIFCQTPGTSVSGPYGTTNIWDNIADSQFVSDAYVRTGSDGYVAAHCA; translated from the coding sequence ATGTCTGTTGACCGCGTGGAAGAGGTCGCGAGCGGCGGGACGGCGGAGGCCGTCACGACGGCCGCGGCGGCCCTCACCTACTACCCGATCGCCCCGGGCGTCCGGCTGAACGTCCGCAGCGGCCCCGGTACGAGCTACCCGGTCGTCAAGGTCCTGGCCGAGGGCACCAAGGTCCCGATCTTCTGCCAGACCCCGGGCACCTCGGTGAGCGGCCCGTACGGCACGACGAACATCTGGGACAACATCGCCGACAGCCAGTTCGTCTCGGACGCGTACGTGCGGACAGGCAGCGACGGCTACGTCGCCGCCCACTGCGCCTGA
- a CDS encoding EamA/RhaT family transporter, which translates to MSDENGTPDTSAGSRDTSTGPAGTRTPAGRPGSPTGAGPRPEPLRFFGTTWVDHDPGYQGYAARRIAVAVGSLAAVTVSCLVLRFAYEGIAIADLGSFVTLLVVVMFAVCTVLAFRHTWEGFTKRPDPDRQASLRGLLAVGFVGSLLAYFFRTLTEAPGERLHREEYDTARDQYERRSTRRTGNPSKKRRRG; encoded by the coding sequence GTGAGCGACGAAAACGGCACCCCGGACACTTCGGCCGGCTCCCGGGACACCTCGACCGGCCCGGCGGGCACCCGCACACCCGCCGGTCGGCCGGGAAGCCCCACCGGCGCCGGTCCCCGCCCGGAGCCCCTCCGCTTCTTCGGCACCACCTGGGTGGACCACGACCCCGGTTACCAGGGCTACGCGGCCCGCCGCATCGCCGTGGCCGTCGGCTCCCTGGCCGCCGTCACCGTCTCCTGCCTCGTCCTCCGCTTCGCCTACGAGGGCATCGCGATCGCCGACCTGGGCAGCTTCGTGACGCTCCTGGTCGTCGTGATGTTCGCGGTCTGCACCGTGCTCGCCTTCCGCCACACCTGGGAAGGCTTCACCAAGCGCCCCGATCCCGACCGCCAGGCCTCCCTGCGCGGTCTGCTCGCCGTCGGCTTCGTCGGCTCGCTGCTCGCGTACTTCTTCCGCACCCTCACCGAGGCTCCCGGCGAGAGGCTCCACCGCGAGGAGTACGACACGGCTCGCGACCAGTACGAACGCCGCTCCACCCGCCGCACGGGCAACCCGTCGAAGAAGCGCCGCCGCGGCTGA
- a CDS encoding class I SAM-dependent methyltransferase has protein sequence MTASSHTPSHTTRAHSFNSAAAQYAANRPSYPTALFDTIEDLAGRPLAGARVADVGAGTGIATTLLHARGADVIAVEPGDGMAVQFRRTLPEVPIVRGDGNHLPLATASLDFLTYAQSWHWTDPARSVPEALRVLRPGGALALWWNTGALDVPWLAEAAQRIDRYFGESTPANIKNVNARVVDPTGRLGLTRREVRWSRRVPVDTHLANIGSHSMFLVHGEEASTAFLAEERDHLMRAFPDGLVEEVYDVILLLATRA, from the coding sequence ATGACGGCCTCCTCCCACACCCCCTCGCACACCACCCGAGCCCACTCCTTCAACTCCGCCGCCGCCCAGTACGCCGCCAACCGCCCCTCCTACCCGACCGCCCTCTTCGACACGATCGAGGACCTCGCCGGCCGCCCCCTCGCCGGCGCACGGGTCGCGGACGTCGGGGCCGGCACCGGCATAGCGACCACCCTCCTGCACGCCCGCGGCGCCGACGTCATCGCCGTCGAGCCCGGGGACGGCATGGCCGTACAGTTCCGCCGCACCCTCCCCGAGGTGCCGATCGTCCGGGGCGACGGCAACCACCTCCCCCTGGCCACCGCCTCCCTCGACTTCCTCACCTACGCCCAGTCCTGGCACTGGACCGACCCGGCCCGCTCGGTCCCGGAGGCCCTGCGCGTCCTGCGCCCGGGCGGCGCGCTGGCGTTGTGGTGGAACACCGGCGCCCTCGACGTGCCCTGGCTCGCGGAGGCGGCCCAGCGCATCGACCGGTACTTCGGTGAGAGCACCCCCGCGAACATCAAGAACGTGAACGCCCGCGTCGTCGACCCCACCGGCCGCCTCGGACTGACCCGGCGTGAGGTCCGCTGGAGCCGCCGCGTCCCCGTCGACACGCACCTGGCCAACATCGGCAGCCACTCGATGTTCCTGGTCCACGGCGAGGAGGCGAGCACCGCCTTCCTGGCCGAGGAGCGCGACCACCTGATGCGGGCCTTCCCCGACGGACTCGTCGAAGAGGTCTACGACGTCATCCTGTTGCTCGCGACCAGAGCCTGA
- a CDS encoding SulP family inorganic anion transporter, with protein sequence MLRGVRKADLFASFVVFLVALPLCVGIAVASGVPAELGLITGIVGGLVVGALPGGSLQVSGPAAGLTVLVHEAVQRYGVAALGVLVLAAGLVQLGLGALRLGRWFRAVSVAVVHGMLAGIGLVLVAGQVYALGDAAAPAGGLDRLAGLVSLPGEVDPVALSVGGATMVMLLLWGRWRRGARLVPAPLVAVASAAGATWVFDLDVRRVQVQGLWNAVRVPEAADLGRLTEVGVIGTVVAFALIASAESLFGAAAVDRLPDGRGTDYDRELMAQGAGNAVCGVLGALPMTTFIVRSAVAGAGGAVSEGTRAGARTKVSRVLHGVWLLLFATALPGVLGAVPVAALAGLLVYVGGRLVPWRETRKLWRGQRAEAVVLGVTAVAIVAGNLFEGVLVGLALAVAKTAWEISHVHVETEDRGDTGLVVRVLGHATFLRLPKLLDALDALPRDRAVRLELGGLRHVDHACAAALEGWAAARGQALVASNRMTS encoded by the coding sequence TTGCTCCGTGGTGTCCGCAAGGCCGATCTGTTCGCTTCCTTCGTCGTGTTTCTCGTCGCGCTCCCCCTCTGTGTGGGCATCGCCGTGGCCTCCGGTGTGCCCGCCGAGCTGGGGCTGATCACCGGCATCGTCGGCGGGCTGGTGGTCGGGGCGCTGCCCGGCGGCAGCCTTCAGGTGAGTGGGCCGGCGGCGGGCCTGACCGTGCTCGTCCACGAGGCCGTACAGCGGTACGGGGTGGCGGCGCTCGGCGTGCTCGTGCTCGCTGCCGGGCTGGTGCAGCTCGGGCTCGGCGCGCTACGGCTGGGGCGGTGGTTCCGGGCCGTGTCGGTGGCCGTCGTGCACGGGATGCTCGCCGGGATCGGGCTGGTGCTGGTCGCCGGGCAGGTGTACGCCCTCGGGGACGCGGCCGCGCCGGCGGGCGGGCTCGACCGGCTCGCCGGGTTGGTGTCGCTGCCCGGGGAGGTGGATCCGGTGGCGTTGTCAGTGGGGGGTGCCACCATGGTCATGTTGCTGCTGTGGGGGCGGTGGCGGCGCGGTGCGCGGCTGGTTCCGGCGCCGTTGGTCGCGGTGGCGTCGGCGGCGGGTGCCACGTGGGTGTTCGACCTGGATGTGCGGCGGGTCCAGGTGCAGGGGCTGTGGAATGCCGTACGGGTGCCGGAGGCGGCGGATCTCGGACGGCTGACGGAAGTGGGGGTGATCGGGACCGTAGTGGCGTTCGCGCTGATCGCGTCGGCGGAGTCGCTGTTCGGCGCGGCGGCGGTGGATCGGCTGCCCGACGGACGGGGGACGGACTACGACCGGGAGTTGATGGCACAGGGCGCGGGCAACGCCGTGTGCGGGGTGCTGGGCGCGCTGCCGATGACGACCTTCATCGTGCGGAGTGCGGTTGCGGGAGCTGGAGGTGCCGTCTCCGAGGGGACGCGGGCGGGCGCGCGGACCAAGGTGTCGCGGGTGCTGCACGGGGTGTGGCTACTGCTGTTCGCGACCGCGCTGCCCGGGGTGCTGGGGGCCGTTCCGGTCGCGGCACTTGCCGGGCTGCTGGTGTACGTCGGCGGCAGGCTGGTGCCCTGGCGGGAGACACGGAAGCTGTGGCGCGGGCAGCGGGCGGAGGCCGTCGTGCTCGGGGTCACGGCGGTGGCGATCGTGGCGGGAAACCTGTTCGAGGGGGTGCTGGTCGGGCTGGCGCTGGCCGTGGCGAAGACGGCGTGGGAGATCAGCCATGTGCACGTCGAGACGGAGGACCGGGGAGACACCGGGCTCGTCGTACGGGTGCTGGGGCACGCGACGTTTCTGCGGCTGCCGAAGCTGCTGGACGCGTTGGACGCGCTGCCGCGCGACCGCGCGGTTCGGCTGGAGTTGGGCGGGCTGCGGCATGTGGATCACGCGTGTGCGGCGGCCCTGGAGGGGTGGGCCGCCGCGCGCGGTCAGGCTCTGGTCGCGAGCAACAGGATGACGTCGTAG
- a CDS encoding ABC transporter ATP-binding protein, with translation MMNFKPNSRPPGENTTQAPPAPPAAPAVRAENLTVVRGPRTVLRTLDFTVPRGRITGLLGPSGCGKSTLMRSIVGTQDKATGTLDVLGHPAGHPTLRTRIGYVTQAPSVYDDLTIRQNLDYFAAILDPGRAAADRRHENVTRAIADVDLTTHADALAGNLSGGQRNRVSLAVALLGTPELLVLDEPTVGLDPVLRRDLWNLFHDIAASRGATLLISSHVMDEAERCHRLLLMREGEILADATPEALRTRTGADTVESAFLHLVDAATEAARTKETRTTETTR, from the coding sequence ATGATGAATTTTAAGCCGAACTCCCGCCCACCCGGCGAGAACACGACCCAGGCCCCACCCGCCCCACCTGCCGCGCCCGCCGTACGAGCCGAGAACCTGACCGTCGTCCGAGGCCCCCGCACAGTCCTGCGCACGCTCGACTTCACCGTCCCTCGCGGCCGGATCACCGGCCTGCTGGGCCCCTCCGGCTGCGGCAAGTCGACCCTCATGCGCTCTATCGTCGGCACCCAGGACAAGGCCACCGGCACCCTCGACGTCCTCGGCCACCCCGCGGGCCACCCCACCCTCCGCACCCGCATCGGCTACGTCACCCAGGCCCCCTCCGTCTACGACGACCTGACGATCCGCCAGAACCTCGACTACTTCGCCGCGATCCTCGACCCGGGCCGAGCGGCAGCGGACCGCCGCCACGAGAACGTCACCCGAGCCATCGCCGACGTGGACCTCACCACCCACGCCGACGCCCTCGCCGGTAACCTCTCCGGCGGCCAGCGCAACCGCGTCTCGCTGGCCGTGGCGCTCCTGGGCACCCCGGAACTCCTGGTCCTCGACGAACCGACCGTCGGCCTGGACCCGGTCCTGCGCCGCGACCTGTGGAACCTCTTCCACGACATCGCCGCCTCTCGAGGCGCGACCCTGCTGATCTCCTCCCACGTCATGGACGAGGCCGAGCGCTGCCACCGTCTGCTCCTCATGCGCGAGGGCGAGATCCTCGCCGACGCCACCCCCGAGGCCCTGCGCACCCGCACCGGCGCCGACACGGTCGAGTCGGCCTTCCTGCACCTGGTGGACGCGGCGACAGAGGCAGCCCGCACAAAGGAGACCCGCACGACGGAGACAACCCGATGA